Proteins found in one Scomber scombrus chromosome 15, fScoSco1.1, whole genome shotgun sequence genomic segment:
- the nup54 gene encoding nucleoporin p54, producing MAFSFGGAATNTAATLTAPGFGAATTTATAPATGFSFGSTNTGTFGGFGTTTTTAAAPGSTFSFAAPSSTTGGLFGSTQNKGFGFSSGLGTGAAAGTSGFGTGLGTTGLGGFGGFNIQPTQQQQGGLFGQQPQQQGQAQPTQLYQQVTALSAPTLLGDERDSILAKWNQLQAYWGTGKGYHSNNNPPVDFTQENPFCRFKAVGFSCVPVSKDEDGLVVLVLNKKEADVRAQQQQLVESIHKIMGSNQTLTVNVDGVKALPNDQTEVIIYVVERSPNGTSKRIPATTLFSYLEQANVKVQLTQLGVLMSVTRTELSPAQLKQLLQNAPAGVDPIIWEQAKVDNPDPEKLIPVPMVGFKELLRRLQIQEQMTKQHQTRVDIVSNDISELQKNQATTVAKIAQYKRKLMDLSHRVLQVLIQQEIQRKSGYAIQVDEEHLRVQLDTIQSELNAPTQFKGRLNELMSQIRMQNHFGAVRSEERYSVDADLLREIKQHLKQQQDGLSHLISVIKDDLEDIKLIEHGLSDSGHLRGGILS from the exons CTCTTACAGCTCCTGGTTTTGGGGCTGCCACCACCACTGCTACTGCACCAGCCACAGGATTCAGTTTTGGCTCCACCAACACTG GCACATTTGGCGGCTTTGGGACGACTACAACAACTGCTGCTGCACCGGGCTCCACTTTTAGTTTTGCTGCTCCCTCCAGCACCACAG GGGGGCTGTTTGGTAGCACACAGAACAAAGGGTTTGGGTTTTCCTCTGGGCTTGGCACTGGGGCCGCTGCTGGGACATCAGGATTTGGAACTGGATTAGGAACAACTGGCCTGGGTGGGTTTGGAGGCTTTAATATCCAGCCAACTCAGCAGCAGCAAG GAGGCTTGTTCGGTCAGCAGCCCCAGCAACAGGGTCAAGCTCAGCCCACGCAGCTTTACCAGCAGGTCACTGCTCTGTCAGCCCCCACCTTGTTAGGAGACGAGCGCGACTCCATCCTAGCTAAATGGAACCAACTGCAGGCCTACTGGGGCACCGGGAAGGGCtaccacagcaacaacaacccACCTGTGGACTTCACTCAGGAGAACCCATTCTGCAGGTTCAAG GCGGTGGGATTTAGCTGCGTCCCAGTCAGTAAGGATGAGGATGGCTTAGTGGTGTTGGTTCTCAATAAAAAGGAAGCCGATGTGcgagctcagcagcagcagctggtggaGTCTATCCACAAGATCATGGGGAGCAACCAGACTCTCACTGTCAATGTAGACGGTGTCAAAGCCCTGCCGAACGACCA GACAGAGGTGATCATATACGTGGTGGAGCGTTCTCCTAACGGCACCTCCAAGCGGATTCCTGCCACCACTCTCTTCAGCTACCTGGAGCAGGCCAACGTCAAGGTGCAGCTCACACAGCTTGGCGTGCTCATGTCCGTCACACGCACAGAGCTCTCTCCAGCACAGCTCAAGCAGCTGCTGCAAAATGCCCCTGCAG GAGTGGACCCCATCATTTGGGAGCAGGCCAAGGTGGATAACCCTGACCCAGAGAA ATTGATCCCTGTACCCATGGTGGGTTTTAAGGAGCTGTTGCGCAGACTGCAGATCCAGGAGCAGATGACCAAACAGCACCAGACCAGAGTGGAT ATTGTTTCCAATGACATCAGTGAACTTCAGAAAAACCAGGCGACCACAGTGGCCAAGATTGCCCAGTACAAGAGGAAGCTGATGGATCTGTCTCACAGGGTGTTGCAG GTGTTGATTCAACAGGAGATTCAGAGGAAAAGTGGTTATGCTATCCAAGTTGATGAGGAACACCTCAGAGTGCAGCTGGACACTATTCAGTCTGAACTCAATGCTCCCACACAGTTCAAG GGTCGGCTGAATGAATTGATGTCCCAAATTCGGATGCAGAACCACTTTGGAGCCGTGAGATCAGAAGAGCGTTACAGTGTTGATGCAGACCTTCTCAGAGAAATCAAACAA cacttgaaacagcagcaggatggtTTAAGTCATTTGATCAGCGTCATCAAGGATGATTTGGAAGACATCAAACTCATAGAGCACGGACTGAGCGACAGTGGACACCTGAGAGGAGGCATCCTGAGCTGA
- the LOC133995115 gene encoding serine/threonine-protein phosphatase with EF-hands 2-like gives MGCGMGKTERRLKKRDRGSISVPAATAIRAALLIQRWYRQYVARLEMRRRYTWNIFQSIEYAGEQDQIKLYNFFGFLMDHFTPASSERNLISHIFRENEICRDAEWERYFCYESIEVPDSYTGPHLTFPMTFCGVSKLVEAFKHKHSQLHARYVLQILGETWRLLRILPNINHVTTCHTKEITICGDLHGQLEDLLLIFYKNGLPSSEKPYVFNGDFVDRGKNSLEILLILFGFLLVYPNDVHLNRGNHEDHIVNLRYGFTKEVLGKYRLHGKKILKLLQKIFSCLPLATVIDHKVLIVHGGISDTTDLNIISRVERHKYVSALRPPKQSGKTDDDRDKESDGAPEGRRRVFSLTHQGSALPHRYDFPRRSLHNVPLNSQLNWTVEKELKKRRKLAGFDQSYRELKKLDSDSDPEPGEVTETDEHEWKQIVDILWSDPMPQNGCIPNEVRGGGCYWGPDVTEEVLGRHNLQLLIRSHECKQDGYEFCHNRRVLTIFSASNYYEVGSNRGAYIRMGPDLVPHFIQYQASKTCRELTLRQSVGWTERSALQALREQLFVHKSDLISAFQEFDPNNTGMISLSNWASATEKVLNLGLPWRVLRPQLVSSTKCGMVDYQQSIRELSITQPKLEISDTSILETMYKNHSNLETIFRIIDTDHSGLISFEEFRQTWKLLSTHLKTEISDEAIADLAQSIDFNKDGSIDINEFMEAFRLVDLSAHM, from the exons ATGGGATGTGGCATGGGAAAAACAGAACGACGGCTGAAGAAACGTGACAGAG gGAGCATCTCAGTTCCAG CTGCCACTG CAATCAGAGCGGCTCTGCTGATCCAGCGCTGGTACCGTCAGTATGTTGCACGGCTGGAGATGAGACGGAGGTACACATGGAACATCTTCCAGTCTATTGAATATGCAGGAGAACAAGACCAGATCAAG CTCTACAATTTTTTTGGCTTCTTGATGGACCACTTCACTCCAGCCAGCAGCGAAA GAAACCTAATATCTCACATCTTTCGCGAGAATGAAATCTGTCGTGACGCTGAATGGGAGAGGTATTTTTGCTACGAGAGTATCGAGGTGCCTGACAGCTACACAGGCCCACATCTGACCTTCCCCATGACCTTCTGCGGGGTGTCGAAGCTGGTGGAGGCCTTCAAGCACAAACAT tcgCAGCTCCATGCTCGGTATGTTCTGCAGATTCTTGGAGAGACTTGGAGACTTTTAAGGATCCTTCCAAATATTAATCATGTCACCACCTGCCATACCAAGGAGATTACCATATGTG GAGATTTACATGGGCAACTTGAAGATCTGCTGTTGATATTCTACAAG AATGGTTTGCCGTCTTCTGAGAAACCGTATGTCTTCAATGGAGACTTTGTGGATCGTGGCAAAAACTCCTTAGAGATACTGCTCATCCTGTTTGGGTTCCTGCTGGTCTATCCCAATGATGTCCATCTCAACAGAGGGAACCACGAGGACCACATAGTAAACCTGAG aTACGGTTTCACTAAAGAAGTTCTGGGAAAATACAGG TTGCATGGCAAAAAGATCCTAAAGCTTCTTCAGAAGATCTTCAGCTGTCTTCCTCTGGCCACAGTGATCGATCACAAGGTGCTGATTGTTCATGGAGGGATTTCTGACACGACAGACCTCAACATAATATCCAGAGTGGagagacacaaa TATGTGTCGGCCCTCAGGCCTCCTAAGCAGAGCGGTAAAACAGACGACGACAGGGACAAGGAGTCTGATGGAGCGCCGGAAGGAAGGCGTCGAGTGTTTTCTCTGACTCACCAGGGCTCAGCCTTGCCTCACAGGTACGACTTCCCACGCCGCTCGCTCCACAATGTGCCCCTGAACAGTCAACTCAACTGGACAGTGGAGAAGGAGCTGAAGAAGAGGCGCAAACTGGCTGGCTTTGACCAATCGTACAGAGAGCTGAAGAAGTTGGACTCTGACTCTGACCCCGAGCCTGGAGAAGTGACGGAGACAGATGAGCATGAATGGAAACAA ATAGTGGATATCTTGTGGAGTGACCCCATGCCCCAAAACGGCTGCATTCCCAATGAGGTGCGAGGTGGCGGCTGCTACTGGGGGCCAGATGTCACGGAGGAAGTGCTGGGAAGACACAATCTCCAGCTCCTCATCCGCTCCCATGAGTGCAAACAGGACGGCTACGAATTCTGCCACAATCGCAGG GTGCTGACTATATTTTCAGCATCTAACTACTATGAAGTGGGCAGCAACAGAGGAGCCTACATCAGAATGGGCCCTGATCTGGTCCCTCACTTCATTCAGTATCAGGCCAGCAAGACATGCAGGGAGCTCACCCTGAGGCAAAG TGTCGGGTGGACAGAGAGATCCGCTCTGCAAGCCCTGAGGGAACAACTGTTTGTACATAAGTCAGATCTCATCAGTGCCTTCCAGGAGTTTGATCCCAACAACACAG GGATGATCTCTCTAAGTAACTGGGCCAGTGCCACAGAGAAGGTACTGAATCTGGGTCTGCCCTGGAGGGTGCTGCGTCCGCAGCTCGTCAGCAGCACCAAGTGTGGTATGGTGGATTACCAGCAGTCGATAAGGGAGTTATCTATCACCCAGCCAAAACTAGAG ATCTCAGACACCAGTATCCTTGAGACCATGTACAAAAATCATTCCAACCTGGAAACCATCTTCCGTATCATAGACACAGATCACTCAG GTCTGATCTCCTTCGAGGAGTTCCGTCAAACCTGGAAACTCCTGAGCACGCATCTTAAGACAGAGATCAGTGACGAGGCCATCGCAGACCTGGCCCAGAGCATCGACTTCAACAAAGACGGAAGCATCGACATCAATGAGTTCATGGAGGCTTTCCGTCTGGTGGACCTCTCCGCACACATGTAG